One window of Arvicola amphibius chromosome 6, mArvAmp1.2, whole genome shotgun sequence genomic DNA carries:
- the LOC119816591 gene encoding neuroepithelial cell-transforming gene 1 protein-like isoform X2 produces the protein MESRDSGRSGCSGRSGSSPRAGNGAGRCSLRRGSSFTFLTPGPHWDFTLKRKRREKDDDVVSLSSLDLKYRILLL, from the exons ATGGAATCCAGAGACTCAGGAAGGAGTGGATGCTCCGGGAGAAGCGGGAGCTCACCGCGCGCTGGGAATGGAGCAGGGAG ATGCTCCCTTCGGAGAGGCAGCTCCTTCACGTTTTTAACAcctggccctcactgggacttTACTTTG aaaagaAAGCGAAGAGAGAAAGATGATGATGTCGTAAGCCTTAGCAGCCTTGATCTGAAG TACAGAATATTACTGCTTTGA
- the LOC119816591 gene encoding neuroepithelial cell-transforming gene 1 protein-like isoform X1 gives MEPEPAAQKQPRPRRRSRRASVLCEDRAAGPPADTPGPAADGRCSLRRGSSFTFLTPGPHWDFTLKRKRREKDDDVVSLSSLDLKYRILLL, from the exons ATGGAGCCAGAGCCAGCGGCTCAGAAGCAGCCCCGGCCGCGGAGGAGAAGCCGCAGGGCCTCAGTACTCTGCGAGGACCGAGCCGCAGGGCCTCCGGCTGACACACCCGGGCCGGCGGCGGACGGGAG ATGCTCCCTTCGGAGAGGCAGCTCCTTCACGTTTTTAACAcctggccctcactgggacttTACTTTG aaaagaAAGCGAAGAGAGAAAGATGATGATGTCGTAAGCCTTAGCAGCCTTGATCTGAAG TACAGAATATTACTGCTTTGA